From one Amphiura filiformis chromosome 13, Afil_fr2py, whole genome shotgun sequence genomic stretch:
- the LOC140167390 gene encoding uncharacterized protein translates to MSRRAAIFLHAKDVGDVTKGKSSTTSSLQPQQTHTAKMSKTIGPSKKSKTNVDAVRSKTATPAESDGQKRRRAHDQARRPSTLPVMGKAKPPARRHSIRRNSTLTYTASPGSRRASIRPPPPRPPPPPPKEEPALTNQQIAAFKEVFDLFDSNGGGTIDSQELQQALASVDIHLSEEEIYDVLKTIDKDGSGEIDFEEFLTMMTNTEKFLEMFAAKHEGDVCASLPKGVEGREMILFDALTKFMRTSALKQMDEIVGYYNTKYKRAQAPHVVMHYAAGARLIGLTEKQLVQHMKLLQQSNRENNYQSPYAQPLRFILMGPPRRPTKKRVPPSDAPILDEKRCTGKIKLKIRINYHKDSEIKKSGEPEGEGDHGAGKKKSGRFGSDGDSYLSVYKPRLGWVNSHVKKFEHRLPATHFVTLKDLPTIRTRITDATRDYQRELAESKRRDNLKYWKSLHPEHIPSRKLRNNFRKVFNAYINLDDKKK, encoded by the exons ATGAGTCGACGTGCTGCTATTTTCCTGCACGCCAAAGATGTTGGCGACGTCACGAAAGGGAAATCTTCTACAACTTCAAGCTTACAACCGCAACAAACCCACACTGCTAAAATGTCTAAAACGATTGGACCGTCGAAGAAGAGCAAGACTAATGTTGATGCAGTTAGGTCAAAGACCGCTACGCCGGCAGAAAGTGACGGGCAGAAGAGACGAAGGGCACATGATCAG GCACGTCGCCCGAGCACTTTACCAGTAATGGGTAAAGCAAAGCCACCTGCACGACGCCATAGTATTCGCCGGAATAGCACCCTCACCTATACGGCCAGTCCTGGGTCTCGCAGAGCTAGTATTCGTCCACCTCCGCCTCGTCCACCACCTCCACCGCCCAAAGAAGAGCCAGCCCTTACGAACCAACAAATTGCCG CTTTCAAGGAAGTTTTTGACCTGTTTGACAGCAATGGAGGTGGTACGATTGACTCGCAGGAACTACAGCAAGCATTGGCGTCAGTGGACATCCATTTGTCCGAAGAAGAAATCTATGACGTCTTAAAAACTATTGACAAAGATG GAAGTGGTGAAATTGATTTTGAAGAATTCTTGACCATGATGACAAACACGGAGAAGTTTTTGGAAATGTTTG cTGCTAAACACGAAGGGGACGTTTGTGCCTCATTGCCAAAGGGTGTTGAAGGACGTGAGATGATTCTGTTTGACGCCCTCACCAAATTTATGAGAACATCGGCTTTGAAGCAAATGGACGAAATCGTTGG ATACTACAACACCAAGTATAAGCGTGCTCAAGCGCCACACGTTGTTATGCACTATGCCGCGGGGGCGAGGCTAATAGGGCTGACAGAAAAACAACTCGTTCAACACATGAAACTTTTACAGCAGAGTAATAGGG AGAACAATTACCAATCCCCGTATGCTCAACCTTTGCGATTCATTTTAATGGGCCCACCAAGACGACCTACCAAGAAACGAGTACCACCGTCCGATGCACCAATACTCGATGAGAAACGATGTACAGGAAAGATTAAATTAAAGATACGCATCAATTATCATAAAGATAGTGAAATTAAGAAAAGTGGGGAGCCAGAGGGTGAAGGAGATCATGGGGCAGGAAAG AAAAAATCTGGAAGATTTGGTAGTGATGGTGATAGTTATCTCTCTGTATACAAACCACGGCTTGGATGGGTCAACTCCCATGTGAAGAAATTCGAACACAGACTACCGGCTACTCATTTTGTTACACTAAAAGACCTCCCTACAATTCGTACAAGG ATAACCGATGCTACTCGTGATTACCAACGTGAATTAGCAGAGTCAAAGAGGCGAGACAACTTGAAGTATTGGAAATCTTTGCACCCGGAACATATTCCATCCAGAAAACTACGCAATAATTTTAGAAAAGTTTTCAATGCATATATTAATctggatgataagaaaaaataA